Part of the Triticum aestivum cultivar Chinese Spring chromosome 4D, IWGSC CS RefSeq v2.1, whole genome shotgun sequence genome is shown below.
GTACTCCACGACTTTGTCACTCTCTACACATTGGACATAGACCTTATTTCCCACAACAGCACTGTTCCCCCTGCCATTGACGAAATCCAGGTTGTGAACAGAGATGGTGTCCCTCCACTCACGAGTCTCTGATGAGTAGACGGTGGCGTGGGATCTCAAGTTTCTATAGTCGGTGCCCACCAAGGCGACGCGGAAAGGGCCGCCATCGCCATGGCAGTCGAGCTGGTCACATTGGGCCTTGGCGCAGAGCACCGTGGCACTACAGCGTATGCGCTTGTCCATGTGATCGCCGTGCGGCCACCACATGACGTTGTAGCACTCGGGGTCGCCGAATTTCCACCGCTGGCTGGTGACGAGGTCGCAGACAACGAAGCCCTTGTTCCTCTTGCTCTTGGGGGCGTGGAggagggcgaggccatggcgggAGTCGAGGACGTCCCAGCGCGAGAGGTCCTCGTACGCCGGCGGGCGGAAGCGGAAGGCCGCGGTGGAGACGAAGTGTGAGGAGGCGAAGCGATCCTCCGGTTCGCTGGTGGTGTTGTGGAGGAAGCCCAGCACGGGCGCCGCACTGCGGGCCTTGCGGTAGTCGCGGGCGAAGTTGGGGGCGGACAGCATGCTGCGCCAGCTCCTGCagccggcggcgccgcggacgAGGGTCACGGGGTCGTCCACGGGTACGCGCAGGAAGATCTCGCGCACGAGGTCGTCGATCAGCGTCAGCGgcgagcgggggcggcggcgtcgCGGCGCACGCGACCCGGTCGCCATGGGGATGGGGATGGAGATGGGGATTGGGGTTTTGGTGGAGGGATTTGGTTTTGGGGGTGCATTCGGCGGTGGATGCCGCCGCCGCGTGCAGTTtccccccttttcttcttcttcgttTGGGTctttgggagagagagaggacggtGCCTTCCCTTGATGGACTCGTGTGGCTGATCGGAATGGGCTGGGCTGCTGGGCTGTTGCATCTTGCGAATGGGGTCCAAGAAATGGTTTTCTACTAAAAAACAAAACTGattctaaataaaataaaaaaccaaaactaTAAGTGGTAAAAAATGAAGATAATTCTTGGATCTTACTAAAATTTATTCCACTCAAGAAGAATACTAAATTCCTGTGgaacatactgatgtgtgcgaatGTAAATGCAAGAAGTTGGTGACTTAGAAATAATTGCCTAGTTAATACCCGAAGTCGTCAAATCATTATTTGTTTTTTGGTCACTCTTGCCCTTcaagatttttttttgtttcttttgcaCTTAAGCGGATCCTAGAACTTCACGGGGATAGTTCTCGGCCTAAATTAAGGAAAAATAGTTGTTTTTTAGTTCGAAGCAAATAACAAAACTATCACGAGATGGCGTGCGAGTCAAGCAGGGTCACGAGCAGCGACACGGACGTGCGATGGCGAGTCTCCTTCGCCGCCTATCTCATGGCACGCACGCTGACCTTCCACGACGGCGTTCTCGTCCTACGTCGGGAGACCCTCCGCCTGGCCCTCATGGATTCGCTGGGGATACTCGGTCGTTCGTTGCCGTAGCGGCCTCTTCTTCCATGGCGGCGGAAGGTGGACGCAGCTACCGCGGGGAGTGGCACGACGGGGCCGGCGCAGATCGTGCGGGTCGGAGATGGGCCGGAACCCCGGCCCCGGCCGTGGCAGCGGCCCTGGCCGTGGAGGGGAGCAGAACAAGTTCTCGTGGAAGCGCGGCGTGGATAGCGACCGCACCAACTCTAAGTCATCCAACGCCGATTCGGCGTCAGGAGGCACGTCCAGATGGGATGAGGCGGCGAAGCAGAAGCAGCATGAGATCCAGGAGGGAGGAGTCTGGGTGTAGAAGAACCAGGCGTCCTCGGACTCGGGAGGTGCCAGTGCGGGGCAGCATGCTCCTACACCACAGCAGAGACCTCAGGGAAAGCAGAAACAGGTGCCTCCTTCCAAAAACCTTGATCCATGCCCTATTTGCAAGTCCCCTGAACATCCTCCTGCACGTTGTCCTCAATCCTTCTGCGAGCGATGCAATAAGATAGGACATCTTGTTGGGTTACGTAGCaataattaaaaaatttctacgcatcaccaagatcaatctatggagtttactagcaacgagaggggaggagtgcatctacatacccttgtagatcgcgagcggaagcgttcaagagaacggggttgatggagtcgtactcgtcgtgatccaaatcaccgatgatccaagcgccgaacggacggcacctccgcgttcaacacacgtacaaagcggtgacgtctcccatgccttgatccagcaaggaggagggagaggttgaggaagaaggttccaacagcagcacgacggcgtggtggtggtggagtgacagttctccggcagggattcgcgaagcacacgcggaggaggagaggtgttggggaggggaggggctgcgccttgggaaaggtgtggctgccctcccacccctccactatatatagggccaagggagagggggtcgggcccctcagatccca
Proteins encoded:
- the LOC123100283 gene encoding uncharacterized protein encodes the protein MATGSRAPRRRRPRSPLTLIDDLVREIFLRVPVDDPVTLVRGAAGCRSWRSMLSAPNFARDYRKARSAAPVLGFLHNTTSEPEDRFASSHFVSTAAFRFRPPAYEDLSRWDVLDSRHGLALLHAPKSKRNKGFVVCDLVTSQRWKFGDPECYNVMWWPHGDHMDKRIRCSATVLCAKAQCDQLDCHGDGGPFRVALVGTDYRNLRSHATVYSSETREWRDTISVHNLDFVNGRGNSAVVGNKVYVQCVESDKVVEYNTHEQKLSLITLPFEDQEGIDESIDLMGVDDGSLLFASVLKAKLCLWTMEAGPGGAAGWARRWAIELKPSLPARFLTDRANTLVGFAEGVGVIFLSTRAGLYAIELNSGKGNKVHKGFFDKVIPYRSFCTRAIGGLADLARAVSRRTGASVLEQ